The proteins below come from a single Parageobacillus toebii NBRC 107807 genomic window:
- a CDS encoding GntP family permease, with product MDIQVSAAGAIVALVVAIVLILRKVSPAYGMIAGAFVGGIIGGGNVTDTVTVMMDGAKEMIPAVLRILAAGVLAGVLMESGAAAAIAETIVQKLGETRALLALSVATALLTAIGVFVDVAVITVAPIALAIASRANLSKTAILLAMIGGGKAGNIMSPNPNAIAAADAFHIPLTSLMAAGAVPAIFGLAVTYIIARKLAQKGTLIYDVQERKSSGQTPSFFAAIIAPLVAIVLLALRPLFDIAIDPMIALPVGGIVGALAMKKGKKLNDYAISGLSKMSDVAIMLVGTGTLAGIVANSSLKDVIINGLDHFGLPAYVLAPISGILMSGATASTTAGTAVASSVFGETMMSLGISALAGAAMVHAGATVLDHLPHGSFFHATAGSVHMEVKERLKLIPYESLIGLTLAVVSMLIFGVFQ from the coding sequence ATGGATATTCAAGTAAGCGCCGCAGGAGCCATCGTAGCACTGGTTGTTGCCATTGTGTTGATTTTACGGAAAGTTTCCCCCGCCTACGGGATGATTGCTGGTGCTTTTGTCGGCGGAATCATTGGCGGGGGAAACGTGACAGATACGGTCACGGTGATGATGGATGGAGCAAAAGAAATGATTCCTGCGGTATTGCGCATTTTGGCGGCAGGAGTGTTAGCCGGGGTTTTAATGGAATCGGGGGCAGCGGCAGCGATCGCTGAAACGATCGTTCAAAAGCTTGGGGAAACGCGGGCTTTGCTTGCGCTTTCAGTGGCGACAGCGCTGCTGACTGCGATCGGCGTGTTTGTGGATGTCGCAGTCATTACCGTTGCGCCGATTGCGTTAGCGATCGCAAGCCGCGCCAACTTATCAAAAACGGCGATTTTGCTGGCGATGATTGGCGGCGGGAAGGCGGGGAACATTATGTCACCGAACCCGAACGCCATCGCTGCTGCGGATGCATTCCATATTCCGCTGACATCATTAATGGCAGCTGGAGCCGTTCCAGCAATATTCGGGCTCGCTGTTACGTATATCATCGCCAGAAAACTTGCGCAAAAAGGAACGCTTATTTATGATGTGCAGGAAAGAAAAAGCAGCGGACAAACTCCTTCGTTCTTTGCGGCTATTATTGCTCCGCTTGTCGCGATAGTATTGCTTGCATTGCGGCCGTTGTTTGATATTGCGATTGACCCAATGATCGCCCTTCCGGTTGGCGGTATCGTTGGTGCGTTGGCGATGAAAAAAGGGAAGAAGTTGAATGATTATGCCATATCCGGGTTATCCAAAATGTCTGACGTTGCCATCATGTTAGTCGGAACAGGGACATTAGCGGGCATTGTTGCCAATTCCTCGCTAAAAGATGTTATCATTAACGGTTTGGATCATTTCGGGTTACCAGCATACGTGCTAGCGCCGATTTCCGGGATTTTGATGTCTGGGGCGACTGCTTCCACGACGGCGGGAACAGCTGTTGCCAGCAGTGTATTTGGTGAAACGATGATGAGTCTAGGTATTTCCGCGTTAGCCGGGGCAGCGATGGTTCATGCTGGGGCGACCGTATTGGATCATTTGCCGCACGGAAGCTTCTTTCACGCGACAGCGGGCAGCGTCCATATGGAGGTCAAAGAACGGCTGAAACTAATTCCGTATGAGTCACTCATCGGCTTGACACTGGCTGTCGTATCGATGCTGATTTTCGGAGTCTTCCAATGA
- a CDS encoding CxxH/CxxC protein produces the protein MFFCCEEHIDIAIDMYVDKMEQAPNISFISVDKSEKSCDFCTNKAAYIVGN, from the coding sequence ATGTTTTTCTGCTGTGAAGAACATATCGATATAGCCATCGACATGTATGTGGATAAAATGGAACAAGCGCCGAATATTTCGTTTATTTCTGTGGATAAGTCAGAGAAATCATGCGATTTTTGTACGAATAAAGCCGCATATATAGTGGGGAACTAA
- a CDS encoding glycerate kinase — MKVIIAPDSFKESLSALEVANAIEKGFRHIFPEAEYVKIPMADGGEGTVQSLVDATGGRIVKTEVTGPLGDRVQAFFGMLGDGKTAVIEMAAASGLHLVPSEKRNPLVTTTRGTGELILAALDEGAEHIIIGIGGSATNDGGAGMIQALGGRLLDRHGKEIGPGGGSLSELADIDLSGLDQRLKCVKIEVACDVDNPLTGPKGASAVFGPQKGATPEMVATLDKNLHHYADVIERVLGKQVKDIPGAGAAGGLGAGLLAFLEAKLKRGVEIVLETVNFHERIQGASLVITGEGRIDRQTIFGKTPIGVAKAAKRYNIPVIAIAGSVSDDSDVVRSHGIDALYSIVPGIIPLEKALANARYYVTQTARNIAAVCKIGRNMN; from the coding sequence ATGAAAGTGATTATTGCGCCAGATTCGTTTAAAGAAAGCTTATCCGCGCTTGAGGTGGCGAACGCGATTGAAAAAGGGTTTCGCCATATATTTCCTGAAGCGGAATACGTGAAAATTCCGATGGCAGACGGCGGAGAAGGGACGGTTCAATCATTGGTCGATGCGACAGGCGGGCGAATTGTGAAAACGGAAGTGACAGGACCGCTTGGGGATCGTGTCCAAGCCTTTTTTGGCATGCTTGGGGATGGAAAAACAGCAGTCATTGAAATGGCGGCCGCCTCTGGATTGCACCTTGTTCCGAGTGAAAAGAGAAATCCGCTTGTGACGACAACGAGAGGGACAGGGGAATTGATTCTCGCTGCGCTAGACGAAGGAGCCGAGCATATTATTATCGGCATCGGTGGAAGCGCGACAAACGATGGCGGGGCTGGCATGATTCAGGCGCTTGGCGGGCGTCTTTTAGACCGGCATGGAAAGGAAATCGGACCTGGGGGCGGGAGCTTATCCGAGCTTGCCGACATTGATTTGTCAGGACTCGATCAACGGTTAAAATGTGTAAAAATTGAAGTTGCGTGCGATGTTGACAATCCGTTGACAGGTCCAAAAGGCGCCTCGGCGGTTTTCGGTCCACAAAAAGGAGCGACGCCCGAAATGGTCGCGACATTGGATAAAAATTTACATCACTATGCCGATGTCATTGAACGAGTGTTAGGAAAGCAAGTAAAAGATATTCCTGGCGCCGGAGCGGCTGGAGGGCTTGGAGCCGGATTGCTTGCCTTTCTCGAGGCGAAGCTGAAGCGCGGAGTGGAGATTGTGTTAGAAACGGTGAATTTTCATGAACGAATTCAAGGCGCATCGCTAGTGATTACGGGTGAAGGACGAATCGATAGGCAGACGATTTTCGGAAAAACGCCGATCGGCGTAGCAAAAGCGGCCAAGCGATACAATATTCCAGTCATTGCCATCGCCGGCTCTGTATCCGATGACAGCGATGTTGTGCGAAGCCATGGAATTGATGCGCTTTATAGCATTGTCCCGGGAATTATTCCATTAGAAAAAGCATTAGCAAATGCTCGGTATTATGTTACCCAAACCGCTCGGAACATTGCAGCGGTTTGCAAAATTGGAAGAAATATGAATTAA
- a CDS encoding S1C family serine protease, with protein MGYYDDHYEYQKQKGNRGRWFFSALVGAVLGGLLVVISVPALSKWNVLPYQVTPRESEQVQNEETAKEPAIRQQVSVDVSSQVTKAIDKVSDAVVGIVNIQEANFWSQGGEAGTGSGVIYKKENGKAFIVTNHHVVENASELEVSLKDGTRVPAKLLGSDVLMDLAVLEIDAKHVKKVAEFGNSDTVKPGEPVIAIGNPLGLQFAGSVTQGIISGTNRTVEVDLDQDGTPDWNAEVLQTDAAINPGNSGGALVNIQGQVIGINSMKIAQEAVEGIGFAIPINTAIPVISDLEKYGQVRRPYMGVELRSLSDISSYHLQATLHLPKDVTEGVAVIQVVPMSPAAQAGLKQFDVIVALDDHKIRDVLDLRKYLYTKKSIGDTMKVTFYRDGKKHTVTIKLEKESF; from the coding sequence ATGGGATATTACGATGATCACTACGAATACCAAAAACAAAAGGGAAACCGTGGCCGCTGGTTTTTTTCCGCGTTAGTTGGCGCTGTTTTAGGAGGGTTATTAGTAGTAATTTCTGTCCCAGCTCTTTCAAAATGGAATGTGCTTCCTTATCAAGTTACACCGAGAGAGAGTGAACAGGTACAAAATGAAGAAACAGCAAAAGAACCTGCTATACGGCAACAAGTTTCTGTCGATGTGTCAAGCCAAGTAACAAAAGCGATTGATAAAGTATCCGATGCGGTTGTTGGCATTGTAAACATTCAAGAAGCGAACTTTTGGTCGCAGGGTGGAGAAGCGGGAACTGGTTCAGGCGTCATCTATAAAAAAGAAAATGGGAAAGCATTTATTGTGACGAACCATCATGTTGTCGAAAACGCCAGTGAATTAGAAGTAAGCTTAAAAGATGGAACAAGAGTGCCAGCGAAGCTGTTGGGAAGCGATGTGTTAATGGATTTAGCAGTATTGGAAATTGATGCGAAGCATGTCAAAAAAGTAGCTGAGTTTGGCAATTCAGATACAGTCAAACCGGGAGAACCAGTCATTGCGATCGGAAATCCGCTTGGGTTGCAATTCGCTGGCTCTGTTACGCAAGGAATTATATCAGGAACGAATCGAACCGTAGAAGTTGACTTAGACCAAGATGGTACTCCGGATTGGAATGCAGAAGTATTGCAAACGGATGCTGCCATTAACCCGGGCAATAGCGGTGGCGCCCTTGTCAATATTCAAGGGCAAGTTATTGGCATTAACTCCATGAAAATTGCCCAAGAAGCAGTGGAGGGAATTGGATTTGCCATCCCAATCAATACGGCGATTCCGGTAATTTCAGATTTAGAAAAATACGGACAAGTACGCCGCCCATATATGGGGGTAGAACTTCGCTCCTTAAGCGATATTTCTTCTTATCATTTGCAAGCAACCTTGCACTTGCCAAAAGATGTAACAGAAGGTGTGGCTGTCATTCAAGTAGTGCCAATGTCTCCAGCAGCGCAAGCGGGATTAAAGCAATTTGATGTGATCGTAGCATTAGATGATCACAAAATTCGTGATGTGTTAGATTTAAGAAAATATTTGTACACAAAAAAATCGATTGGCGATACAATGAAAGTAACATTTTATCGAGACGGCAAAAAACATACAGTGACGATAAAATTAGAGAAAGAATCGTTTTAA
- a CDS encoding YycH family regulatory protein: MYEAAKTVVLTFLVLVSIVLTFVLWTYHPKYDVLQNDEYVQNVSVSNTQVDPAMIVQPSQLLFHKNNAHYGIVQEEEANQILKEIKKWSIDDFENISDTIPKGKFLSFLHEKERLELVYPDSIPIDVYRSIFQIEDKGIKHISFDRIIIPLANKDELSIYFISTEKRRVYKAIATDVSLSEINKLAMELDEYPRYFPYVINETKQIFLPEKEVTMNRLQYYTDELDSDKFKEALFSDPSFVKKDLITFGEEYTDGSRLMDVDFLQRMLLYVNPAARTLNGSENQKNDHLIQKSIDFVNEHGGWTDMYRFARWNEDERTVVFRLIVNNHPVFNEYGMSEIVQIWGSSDLVKYQRPLFRLEVADRVNVPRTLLSGHEVIKKIEMMEGFKKELVKDIVVGYELIKDPEREKVIILEPSWFCLYGQTWKKIPLDDQEKEQDSKKRGGNVSGLE; encoded by the coding sequence ATGTATGAAGCAGCAAAAACAGTCGTGTTGACGTTTTTAGTATTAGTGAGTATTGTGCTGACGTTTGTATTATGGACATACCACCCAAAATACGATGTTTTGCAAAATGATGAGTACGTTCAGAACGTTTCCGTCAGCAACACCCAAGTAGATCCAGCGATGATTGTTCAACCTTCACAGCTGTTGTTTCATAAAAATAATGCTCATTATGGAATTGTACAAGAAGAAGAAGCAAATCAGATTTTAAAAGAAATCAAAAAATGGTCCATTGATGATTTTGAAAACATTTCCGATACGATTCCAAAAGGAAAATTTTTATCGTTTTTACACGAAAAAGAGAGACTAGAACTCGTTTATCCCGATAGCATCCCTATTGATGTTTATCGTTCCATTTTTCAAATTGAAGACAAAGGAATAAAACATATTAGTTTTGACCGTATAATCATTCCATTAGCGAACAAGGACGAGCTTTCTATTTATTTTATTTCTACGGAAAAACGCAGGGTATATAAAGCAATTGCAACGGACGTATCACTTTCTGAAATTAACAAACTAGCAATGGAATTAGATGAATACCCTCGTTATTTTCCTTATGTAATTAATGAAACAAAGCAAATTTTTTTGCCTGAAAAAGAGGTCACAATGAATCGTCTTCAATATTATACGGACGAGCTTGACTCTGATAAATTTAAAGAGGCGCTGTTTAGCGATCCTAGTTTTGTGAAAAAAGATTTAATTACATTTGGCGAGGAATATACCGATGGATCGCGATTAATGGATGTTGATTTTTTACAGCGAATGTTGTTATATGTAAACCCAGCAGCGCGGACATTGAACGGTAGCGAGAATCAAAAAAACGATCATTTAATTCAAAAGAGCATTGACTTTGTCAATGAGCATGGCGGCTGGACCGATATGTATCGCTTTGCTAGATGGAATGAGGACGAACGGACCGTCGTATTTCGCCTAATAGTCAACAACCACCCTGTATTTAACGAATATGGCATGTCTGAAATAGTACAAATATGGGGAAGCAGCGATCTTGTAAAATATCAGCGTCCTCTATTTCGTTTAGAAGTTGCCGACCGTGTGAATGTGCCAAGGACGTTATTATCCGGTCATGAAGTGATTAAAAAAATAGAAATGATGGAGGGATTTAAAAAAGAATTAGTAAAAGATATTGTGGTAGGATATGAGCTGATAAAAGATCCGGAACGAGAAAAAGTGATTATTTTAGAACCATCATGGTTTTGTTTATACGGTCAGACGTGGAAGAAGATACCTTTAGATGACCAAGAAAAAGAACAAGACAGCAAAAAGAGAGGAGGGAACGTAAGTGGATTGGAGTAA
- a CDS encoding alanine/glycine:cation symporter family protein, with amino-acid sequence MEQFVNWLNSIIWSQYLVYLCLATGLFYSLLTRFLQVRHMKEMIKQMFQGKSSEAGISSFQALSLALSGRVGTGNIAGVATAIAYGGPGAVFWMWLIAFVGAGSAFVEAALAQVYKTKQDGQFRGGPAYYIEKGLKMKWYAVLFAIVTVLATGVLLPGVQANSIAAGMENAFGISPTITGIGIAVLLGAIIFGGVKRIARAAELIVPFMALGYIIVALFIVFANITELPHVLSLIFRSAFGMDAAFGGILGAAISWGVKRGIYSNEAGQGTAPHAAAAAEVSHPAKQGLVQAFSVYVDTWFVCSATAFMILITGMYNVTPEGKAPIVQTLGDVEPGPIFTQKAVETVFPGFGAPFVAIALFFFAFTTIMAYYYMAETNLAYITRRMKASWPQYALKVAILGVVFYGCVKTAKLAWALGDIGVGSMAWLNIIAILLLTKPALKVLKDFEEQKKAGKDPVFDPVKLGITGADFWEKEYPTSHAKAVNED; translated from the coding sequence ATGGAACAATTTGTGAATTGGTTAAACAGCATTATTTGGAGCCAATATTTGGTCTATCTTTGTTTGGCAACCGGTCTTTTCTATTCGTTGCTCACTCGCTTTTTGCAAGTGAGGCATATGAAAGAAATGATTAAACAAATGTTTCAAGGCAAGAGCTCTGAAGCAGGAATTTCTTCTTTCCAGGCTTTATCGCTCGCGTTGTCCGGACGGGTCGGGACAGGAAACATAGCAGGTGTCGCGACTGCTATTGCATATGGAGGTCCTGGTGCCGTATTTTGGATGTGGCTCATTGCTTTCGTAGGGGCAGGTTCCGCTTTTGTGGAAGCAGCGCTCGCGCAGGTGTATAAAACGAAGCAGGACGGTCAGTTTCGCGGCGGACCAGCCTACTATATTGAAAAAGGGCTAAAAATGAAATGGTATGCGGTATTGTTTGCTATTGTTACGGTGTTGGCGACCGGGGTGCTGTTGCCGGGTGTGCAAGCCAACAGCATTGCCGCGGGAATGGAAAACGCGTTTGGCATCAGTCCGACGATTACAGGAATCGGAATTGCCGTTCTTTTAGGCGCCATTATTTTCGGGGGTGTGAAGCGGATTGCCCGTGCGGCCGAATTGATTGTTCCATTTATGGCGTTAGGATACATTATAGTGGCTTTATTTATCGTATTTGCGAATATTACCGAACTCCCTCATGTACTCAGCTTAATTTTCCGAAGCGCCTTTGGTATGGATGCGGCGTTTGGAGGAATTCTTGGTGCCGCAATTTCGTGGGGAGTCAAACGGGGAATTTATTCCAATGAAGCGGGACAAGGAACTGCACCGCATGCAGCCGCTGCCGCAGAGGTGTCGCACCCAGCAAAACAAGGCTTAGTTCAAGCATTTTCAGTCTATGTCGATACATGGTTTGTTTGTTCGGCAACTGCATTTATGATTTTAATTACCGGCATGTATAACGTGACACCGGAAGGAAAGGCGCCGATTGTGCAAACACTTGGCGATGTAGAGCCGGGACCTATTTTTACGCAGAAAGCAGTTGAAACGGTATTCCCAGGATTCGGTGCTCCATTTGTTGCGATTGCTCTATTCTTCTTTGCGTTTACGACCATTATGGCGTATTACTACATGGCAGAAACAAATTTAGCGTATATTACAAGGAGAATGAAAGCTAGCTGGCCGCAATATGCGTTAAAAGTGGCGATTTTAGGGGTAGTGTTTTACGGATGCGTCAAAACGGCAAAACTCGCTTGGGCACTTGGCGATATCGGTGTCGGAAGCATGGCATGGCTCAACATTATCGCGATTCTTTTATTAACGAAACCAGCATTAAAAGTTCTTAAAGATTTTGAAGAACAGAAAAAGGCTGGCAAAGACCCAGTCTTTGATCCGGTGAAACTAGGAATTACCGGCGCGGACTTTTGGGAAAAAGAATATCCAACTTCCCATGCTAAAGCGGTAAATGAAGATTGA
- a CDS encoding fatty acid desaturase family protein: protein MKEFHTFGWYAARISPHLPKKAFQPVPSRLFGGFAYLSLTIGCILAVSLLHLHPVWNLLLAVVLGSSFAALGFLGHEILHGTVVRKPWLRDILGAIAFWPLCTGPKLWRKWHNVTHHVHTQDEEMDPDAWPSLERLAKSRLLRWVYKIPFPIRAFFAFSSLSVMFTLHSIKMLIYFFKDFQLKNRSVVLLQFFLPWSTWIGLLFFIGFERWFFAFLLPLLIANFIVMSYISTNHHLNPLVPVNDPLANSLTVTVPKWIDVLHFNFSYHTEHHLFPAMSSKYYPLVKEHIKRMWPDRYHELPMGKALAALWKTPRVYYQQNELIEPRQGHVYGSLGNGLDPENITYRNMEAMPFSSLEEKPIIIKKAVGKEKK from the coding sequence ATGAAAGAGTTTCATACGTTCGGTTGGTATGCCGCCAGGATTTCTCCACATTTACCGAAAAAGGCGTTTCAACCTGTTCCGTCCCGCCTATTTGGAGGTTTCGCTTATTTGTCGTTAACCATCGGCTGCATCCTCGCTGTTTCTCTCTTGCATCTTCATCCGGTATGGAATCTCCTCCTAGCTGTTGTGTTAGGTTCCAGCTTTGCGGCATTGGGGTTTTTAGGACATGAAATTTTGCACGGCACGGTCGTACGAAAGCCGTGGCTGCGTGATATTCTTGGCGCAATCGCATTTTGGCCGCTATGCACAGGTCCGAAGCTGTGGCGAAAATGGCACAATGTGACTCATCATGTACACACACAAGATGAAGAAATGGATCCGGATGCATGGCCTAGTTTAGAAAGGTTAGCCAAAAGCCGTCTATTGCGCTGGGTATACAAAATTCCGTTTCCAATTCGTGCGTTTTTCGCTTTTAGTTCATTGTCTGTTATGTTTACGCTTCATTCCATCAAGATGTTAATCTATTTCTTCAAAGATTTTCAGCTGAAAAATCGCAGTGTGGTGCTGCTTCAGTTTTTCCTGCCATGGTCCACATGGATTGGGCTGTTGTTTTTCATTGGATTTGAGCGTTGGTTTTTTGCCTTTTTGCTGCCTTTGCTGATTGCTAATTTTATTGTAATGAGCTATATCTCTACGAACCATCATTTAAATCCGTTGGTGCCGGTGAATGATCCGCTTGCAAACAGCCTTACCGTAACGGTGCCAAAGTGGATAGATGTGCTTCACTTTAACTTCTCGTATCATACCGAACATCATCTGTTTCCAGCGATGAGCTCGAAATATTACCCGTTAGTGAAGGAGCACATTAAACGAATGTGGCCGGATCGGTATCACGAATTGCCAATGGGAAAAGCGTTAGCCGCGCTTTGGAAAACACCGAGAGTATATTATCAGCAAAACGAGCTGATCGAGCCGCGGCAAGGACATGTTTACGGTTCGTTAGGCAACGGGTTGGATCCTGAAAATATTACTTATCGAAACATGGAGGCAATGCCGTTTTCCAGCTTGGAAGAGAAACCGATAATCATAAAAAAAGCAGTGGGAAAAGAGAAAAAGTAA
- a CDS encoding MBL fold metallo-hydrolase, whose product MAMQFSVLASGSTGNAFYIETGQQRLLVDAGLSGKQLEQLFEQIDRDLRDLTAILVTHEHSDHIKGLGVIARKYKLPIYANEKTWKAMEGLIGDIPTEQKFIFPLGKVRSFGDLDVESFGVSHDAAEPMFYVFYHEGKKLALITDTGYVSDRMKGTIKNADVFIFESNHDVEMLRMGKYPWNVKRRILSDVGHVSNEEAGLALADVIGDRTKRIYLAHLSQDNNIKELARMTVAQTLANRGLAIGDQFDLYDTDPKIATKLVYV is encoded by the coding sequence ATGGCGATGCAGTTTAGCGTTTTAGCAAGCGGCAGTACAGGAAATGCATTTTATATAGAAACAGGACAACAGAGGCTGCTTGTCGATGCGGGATTAAGCGGAAAGCAATTAGAACAATTATTCGAGCAAATTGATCGCGATTTGCGTGACTTAACGGCGATTTTAGTGACACATGAGCATAGCGATCATATTAAAGGATTAGGCGTCATTGCCCGAAAGTATAAACTACCTATTTATGCGAATGAAAAAACATGGAAGGCAATGGAAGGGTTAATTGGCGATATTCCCACCGAGCAAAAGTTTATTTTTCCATTAGGCAAAGTGCGTTCTTTTGGCGATCTTGATGTAGAGTCGTTCGGTGTATCACACGATGCGGCAGAGCCGATGTTTTACGTATTTTATCATGAAGGAAAAAAACTTGCGTTAATTACGGATACAGGCTATGTTAGCGATCGGATGAAAGGGACGATCAAAAATGCCGATGTATTTATTTTTGAAAGCAATCATGATGTGGAAATGCTGCGAATGGGAAAGTATCCGTGGAACGTCAAGCGCCGCATTTTAAGCGATGTTGGTCATGTTTCTAATGAAGAGGCGGGGCTAGCGTTAGCCGATGTGATCGGAGACCGCACAAAACGAATTTATTTAGCGCATCTAAGTCAGGATAATAATATAAAGGAATTGGCTCGGATGACGGTGGCGCAAACGTTGGCAAACAGAGGATTGGCAATCGGAGATCAGTTTGATTTATATGATACTGACCCGAAAATAGCAACGAAACTTGTGTATGTATAA
- the rlmH gene encoding 23S rRNA (pseudouridine(1915)-N(3))-methyltransferase RlmH, with the protein MHIHIISVGKLKEKYLMQGIDEYKKRLSSYAKVDITEVPDEKAPEHLSEQEMEQIKQREGERILAKIPNDAYVIALAIEGKMKSSEQFAASIDKLATYGKSKIAFIIGGSLGLSKQVMQRADEALSFSKMTFPHQLMRLILLEQIYRAFRINRGEPYHK; encoded by the coding sequence GTGCATATTCACATTATTTCTGTTGGTAAGTTAAAAGAAAAATATTTGATGCAAGGGATTGACGAATATAAAAAACGATTATCCAGTTATGCGAAAGTTGATATCACTGAAGTTCCTGATGAAAAAGCGCCAGAACATTTAAGTGAACAAGAAATGGAGCAAATTAAACAGCGGGAAGGGGAACGCATTTTAGCGAAAATTCCCAATGACGCGTATGTGATTGCCTTAGCGATCGAAGGAAAGATGAAATCGTCCGAGCAATTTGCCGCCAGCATAGACAAACTTGCCACTTACGGAAAAAGCAAAATTGCCTTTATCATCGGCGGTTCGCTCGGCTTAAGCAAACAAGTGATGCAGCGCGCCGATGAAGCGTTATCGTTTTCCAAAATGACGTTCCCGCACCAGCTGATGCGTCTCATTCTCCTTGAACAAATTTACCGGGCGTTTCGGATTAATCGGGGAGAACCGTATCATAAATAA
- a CDS encoding two-component system regulatory protein YycI — MDWSKTKTIFIITFLILDCFLGYQFMEKRNSSQLDVILETTIEEQLEANGITYVELPKEITKATYVSGKSKKFTDEEIKKLPGQKVTVNDGTALKGTFIHPISLNFKDPYRLKEFLQRHIINGKKYTFWTFDEKSNTVVCYQTYDGKIIYNNESSKLLIHLNEKSEAVSYEQTMLDDLQKYERKQDIVPAIKAIETLYKKGYLQPGDRVTSVELGYYGLVQFTTSQVLTPTWHIVINGKKDYFINAFEGQIINDEGKILE, encoded by the coding sequence GTGGATTGGAGTAAAACAAAAACGATTTTTATTATTACGTTCCTCATCCTCGATTGTTTTTTAGGATATCAATTTATGGAAAAGCGAAATAGCAGCCAATTAGATGTCATTTTGGAAACAACGATTGAAGAACAATTGGAGGCAAACGGCATCACTTATGTAGAGCTTCCAAAAGAAATAACGAAAGCCACTTATGTCAGCGGGAAAAGTAAAAAGTTTACCGATGAAGAAATAAAAAAATTGCCTGGTCAAAAGGTGACGGTAAACGATGGAACCGCTTTGAAAGGGACATTTATTCATCCGATATCGTTAAATTTCAAAGATCCATATCGATTGAAAGAATTTTTACAGCGGCATATTATCAATGGAAAAAAGTATACGTTTTGGACATTTGACGAAAAGTCAAATACCGTCGTTTGCTACCAAACGTATGATGGAAAAATAATTTACAATAATGAAAGCAGTAAACTATTGATACATTTAAATGAAAAAAGCGAAGCGGTATCGTATGAACAAACGATGTTAGATGATTTACAAAAATATGAGAGAAAACAAGATATCGTCCCAGCTATTAAGGCAATTGAAACGTTATACAAAAAAGGGTATTTACAACCCGGGGACCGCGTCACATCGGTTGAACTAGGATATTACGGCCTGGTTCAGTTTACCACTTCTCAAGTATTAACGCCGACGTGGCATATCGTCATTAATGGAAAAAAAGACTATTTTATTAATGCATTCGAAGGACAAATCATTAATGATGAAGGAAAAATTTTGGAGTGA